Proteins found in one Xenopus laevis strain J_2021 chromosome 1L, Xenopus_laevis_v10.1, whole genome shotgun sequence genomic segment:
- the hs3st1.L gene encoding heparan sulfate-glucosamine 3-sulfotransferase 1 L homeolog precursor — protein MASFLIGICLLFMQPQLVPSRPTTNTKNFTFSNPSNEEPSKKATIEGTVRDVVHLNGTRRYLPHTIIIGVRKGGTRALLEMLSLHSDIAAAENEIHFFDWEKQYQQGLNWYLSQMPFSYPHQLTVEKTPAYFTSLEVPERIHRMNSTIKLLLILRDPIERVLSDYTQVFYNHKQKNKSYPPVEELLLKNNELNTDYKAINRSLYEHYMEHWLKFFPLENMHIVDGDRLIRDPFPEMQKVEKFLNLSPQINASNFYFNKTKGFYCLRDGGRDRCLHESKGRAHPQISTFLLGKLRDYFYEPNKKFFEIVGRTFDWL, from the coding sequence ATGGCTTCATTCCTTATAGGAATTTGTTTGCTCTTCATGCAGCCACAACTGGTGCCTTCCAGACCAACCACAAATACAAAGAACTTTACCTTCTCCAATCCATCAAATGAAGAACCGAGTAAGAAGGCAACTATTGAAGGCACCGTACGCGATGTTGTCCACCTGAATGGAACCAGGCGGTACTTACCCCACACTATCATTATTGGTGTTCGGAAGGGGGGGACAAGagccttgctggaaatgttaagtCTCCATTCTGATATTGCTGCAGCCGAAAATGAAATTCATTTCTTTGACTGGGAAAAACAATACCAGCAAGGTCTGAATTGGTATCTGAGCCAAATGCCATTCTCCTACCCTCATCAGCTCACTGTGGAGAAAACACCAGCCTATTTCACATCTCTGGAGGTTCCGGAGAGAATCCATAGAATGAACAGTACTATTAAACTCCTGCTCATTTTAAGGGATCCTATTGAACGAGTCTTATCTGACTACACCCAAGTCTTCTATAACCATAAACAGAAGAATAAGTCCTATCCACCAGTGGAGGAGCTTCTTCTCAAGAACAACGAGCTTAACACGGACTACAAAGCCATAAACAGGAGTCTGTACGAGCATTACATGGAACACTGGCTAAAATTTTTCCCTCTTGAGAATATGCATATTGTTGACGGGGACCGTCTGATCAGGGATCCCTTTCCTGAAATGCAGAAGGTGGAGAAGTTCCTAAACCTCTCGCCACAGATTAATGCCTCGAACTTTTACTTTAACAAGACAAAGGGGTTCTACTGTTTGAGAGACGGTGGCAGAGATCGGTGTTTGCACGAGTCCAAAGGCAGAGCCCACCCCCAAATAAGCACTTTCCTACTGGGCAAATTGCGGGACTATTTTTATGAGCCCAATAAAAAGTTCTTTGAGATTGTTGGAAGGACATTTGACTGGCTCTAA